A single genomic interval of Gossypium raimondii isolate GPD5lz chromosome 11, ASM2569854v1, whole genome shotgun sequence harbors:
- the LOC105802803 gene encoding lysine-specific demethylase JMJ27 isoform X2 codes for MDSPSGKRCRRSAGLGKWRCSEMALPSSSYCEKHNLQRNKQAQKRIRGDGDNNCNCKSRKLKRSGSVGGEFSGSEMNKKKNRREEELSGGSEEGDGLVLTEMLAREREKEEKDIKGSKVGSRNSVKEIVDSGEGKANSRKKQASVKAVRNGAGREKKSIEKNKTSKSKEFGSLMCHQCQRNDKSGVVFCSSCQRKRYCYDCIEKWYSEKTRDEVEAVCPYCRGNCNCKACLREVLVVKDTRKDIEASVKLEWLKYLLHKALPVLKHIYREQSSEMEIEADIKGSQLAEIDITRSKLDKSERLYCDNCNTSIVNFHRSCSRCSYDLCLICCQELREGPQPCANEAETSSQQLVERASFQTIEKDEKSNAPRRRHGWESQVHSPGNDKAVTSSHLPDWRANANGSIPCPPSDYGGCGASTLELRRVFKANWVTKLINNAKDITSRYKPPDVDFYLDCSSCQNALDGNSNSSSNVRHAANRKECCDNYLFCPNAHDISDDESEHFQRHWMRGEPVIVRNVLEKTSGLSWEPMVMWRAFRETGSNVKFKEETRSVRAIDCLDWCEVEINIHQFFMGYLEGRMHNTCWPEMLKLKDWPSSTLFEERLPRHNAEFIAALPFSDYADPKFGFLNLAARLPEGSLKPDMGPKTYIAYGFSEELGRGDSVTKLHCDMSDAVNVLTHTTKVKIAPWQRKEIESMQNMHAAEDMQELYGGVDKAKVGMEERLLKTTHGDKIIVTDCAKNGSMEHGHLLLEEKHIKEGKLDNEQSNANPPVPDSGNLKIAGLDESKPGMGHSVSSENWKNNSIGTELLQVNDSNPRILDFNKNGVTQSLGVNNNPEKGSFEENSDRKLTSNMPKVDPHKFSLSSSADERDNLFVENLNNKSSILKHNVKVEAESFPENNDKGRTDKKMENFEMESSSSSSMLDKDYLKTRRMDHSLRLEKEVKNISGKDQMDENVYSSELNAATAENVTVKLNEQSVKQSKGGGNNSSNVVTESEGLADWSASYLEKIKCSNDMVVTRKDKFGISFSGDCAFSVPVSKESDQEAVKDIGNDDHLELVKGGAVWDIFRKQDVPKIIQYLEKHKKEFRHVNNLPVISVIHPIHDQTLFLNERHKRQLKEEFDVEPWTFEQYLGEAVFIPAGCPHQVRNRQSCIKVALDFVSPDNIEECLRLTNEFRKLPKNHRAKEDKLECLELCNNCERA; via the exons ATGGATTCACCGTCAGGTAAACGGTGCAGGAGAAGCGCCGGTCTAGGTAAGTGGCGATGCAGCGAAATGGCGTTGCCTTCAAGCTCGTATTGCGAGAAGCACAACTTGCAAAGAAATAAACAGGCTCAAAAAAGAATTCGCGGAGATGGAGATAATAACTGCAACTGTAAATCCCGCAAGTTAAAGAGAAGTGGCAGTGTGGGAGGTGAATTCAGCGGATCGGAAATGAACAAGAAGAAGAACAGGAGAGAGGAGGAGTTGAGCGGTGGATCGGAAGAAGGGGACGGGCTTGTCTTGACAGAGATGTTGGCCAGGGAGCGCGAAAAGGAAGAGAAAGATATCAAGGGGAGTAAGGTTGGTTCTCGAAATTCAGTGAAGGAGATAGTGGATTCCGGTGAAGGAAAAGCTAATTCCCGTAAAAAACAAGCCTCCGTTAAAGCTGTTAGGAATGGTGCCGGTAGAGAGAAAAAATCCATCGAGAAG AATAAGACGAGTAAAAGCAAAGAATTTGGAAGTTTAATGTGTCATCAGTGCCAAAGGAACGACAAGAGTGGTGTTGTTTTTTGTTCCAGTTGTCAAAGGAAGCGTTATTGTTACGACTGCATTGAAAAGTG GTATTCGGAGAAAACAAGGGATGAAGTTGAGGCTGTTTGTCCGTATTGTCGTGGAAATTGCAATTGTAAAGCTTGTTTGCGTGAAGTTTTGGTTGTCAAG GATACCCGCAAGGATATAGAGGCCAGTGTCAAATTGGAGTGGCTAAAATATTTGCTTCATAAAGCTCTCCCAGTTCTTAAGCATATATACAGGGAGCAGAGCTCTGAAATGGAGATTGAAGCAGacataaaag GATCTCAATTGGCAGAAATTGATATAACAAGGTCTAAGTTGGACAAAAGCGAACGTTTGTACTG TGACAACTGCAATACATCAATTGTTAACTTTCACAGAAGCTGCTCCAGATGTTCTTATGATTTATGCTTAATCTGTTGTCAAGAGCTAAGAGAAGGCCCCCAACCTTGTGCTAATGAAGCAGAAACATCCAGCCAACAGTTAGTTGAAAGAGCTAGTTTTCAAACTATAGAGAAGGATGAAAAAAGTAATGCACCAAGGAGAAGACATGGATGGGAAAGCCAAGTGCATTCACCCGGTAACGATAAAGCTGTTACATCTTCTCATTTGCCTGATTGGCGAGCTAATGCTAATGGTAGCATTCCATGTCCTCCAAGTGACTATGGAGGTTGTGGTGCTTCTACACTTGAGTTGAGGCGTGTTTTTAAAGCTAACTGGGTAACTAAGCTGATAAATAATGCCAAGGACATTACCAGTCGATACAAGCCACCTGATGTTGATTTCTATTTGGACTGTTCTTCATGCCAGAATGCTTTAGATGGAAACAGCAACAGTAGTTCTAATGTGAGGCATGCAGCTAACAGGAAAGAGTGTTGTGATAACTACTTATTCTGCCCAAATGCTCATGATATATCAGATGATGAAAGTGAGCATTTTCAGAGGCATTGGATGAGGGGTGAACCTGTGATTGTCCGTAATGTTCTAGAGAAAACATCTGGCCTTAGTTGGGAACCCATGGTCATGTGGAGGGCTTTCAGAGAAACAGGTTCCAATGTAAAATTCAAAGAAGAGACTCGAAGCGTAAGGGCCATTGATTGCTTAGATTGGTGTGAG GTCGAAATTAATATTCACCAATTTTTCATGGGCTACTTAGAGGGTCGTATGCACAACACTTGCTGGCCAGAAATGTTGAAATTGAAGGATTGGCCTTCATCAACCTTATTTGAAGAACGTTTGCCCAGGCATAATGCTGAATTTATTGCTGCACTCCCTTTCAGTGACTACGCTGATCCAAAATTTGGCTTTTTAAACCTTGCTGCACGGCTTCCAGAGGGATCATTGAAGCCAGATATGGGACCCAAGACATATATTGCTTACGGATTCTCTGAAGAACTTGGTAGAGGCGATTCTGTGACAAAGTTGCATTGTGACATGTCTGATGCG GTAAATGTATTGACACACACAACTAAGGTGAAAATTGCTCCCTGGCAACGCAAAGAGATAGAAAGCATGCAGAACATGCATGCTGCGGAAGACATGCAAGAGCTATATGGGGGTGTAGATAAAGCTAAGGTTGGAATGGAAGAAAGATTATTGAAGACAACCCATGGGGACAAGATCATTGTTACTGATTGCGCAAAGAATGGAAGCATGGAGCATGGGCACTTGTTGTTGGAAGAGAAACACATAAAGGAAGGGAAACTGGATAACGAACAATCAAATGCTAATCCACCCGTTCCAGATTCCGGGAATCTAAAGATTGCAGGATTGGATGAATCAAAGCCTGGAATGGGGCATTCTGTTTCCTCTGAAAATTGGAAAAACAATAGTATTGGGACAGAGTTGCTTCAAGTAAATGATTCAAATCCTCGCAttcttgattttaataaaaatggtgtGACACAATCATTAGGGGTTAATAATAACCCTGAAAAAGGCTCCTTCGAGGAAAACAGTGACAGAAAATTAACTTCAAATATGCCGAAAGTTGACCCACACAAATTCTCTTTGTCTAGCAGTGCAGATGAAAGGGATAATCtatttgttgaaaatttgaataataaatcaaGCATCTTGAAGCATAATGTGAAGGTAGAAGCAGAGTCATTTCCAGAAAATAATGACAAAGGGAGAACtgataaaaaaatggaaaattttgaaatggagAGCTCTTCTTCAAGCAGCATGCTAGATAAGGACTACTTGAAAACAAGAAGAATGGATCATAGTTTAAGATTGGAGAAAGAGGTCAAAAATATTTCAGGAAAGGACCAAATGGATGAAAATGTCTACTCTTCAGAGTTAAATGCTGCCACAGCAGAAAACGTGACTGTGAAGTTAAACGAGCAAAGCGTAAAACAATCTAAAGGTGGAGGAAACAATTCTTCTAATG TGGTAACTGAGAGCGAAGGTTTAGCTGATTGGAGTGCATCCTACCTAGAAAAGATTAAATGTTCAAACGACATGGTGGTAACGAGGAAAGACAAGTTTGGGATTTCATTCTCTGGTGATTGTGCATTTAGTGTCCCTGTTTCGAAAGAATCAGACCAAGAGGCTGTCAAGGATATAGGAAATGATGATCACTTAGAACTGGTCAAAGGTGGTGCTGTCTGGGATATCTTTCGCAAGCAGGATGTTCCTAAAATCATTCAGTATTTGGAAAAGCACAAGAAGGAATTTCGCCATGTTAACAATCTTCCTGTAATTTCG GTCATTCATCCCATTCATGATCAGACTCTTTTTTTAAATGAGAGGCATAAAAGGCAACTGAAAGAGGAATTTG ATGTGGAACCTTGGACGTTTGAGCAATACCTTGGTGAGGCTGTTTTCATTCCTGCCGGATGCCCTCATCAAGTGAGAAATAGACAA TCTTGTATTAAGGTTGCACTGGATTTTGTTTCTCCCGACAACATTGAGGAATGCCTTCGATTAACTAATGAGTTCCGTAAGCTCCCAAAGAACCATAGAGCCAAGGAGGACAAGTTAGAG TGTTTGGAACTTTGCAACAATTGTGAACGAGCATGA